A region of the Heyndrickxia acidicola genome:
TCTGAAGCTAATAGCACCTTAAGTAATGCTGTTATGCATTGATAATCAGGTGTTAATGTTAGTTAATTCCCTTTAATATCAACGTTTCCAGGTCGTTTATTCCTCTTTGTTGACCTTTAAACAGTTAAAGAGATAAATTGCATTGGTTTTAATTAAATAATGAATGATATTGTAATGAATTATCGTTAAAATCCATCAAGTATCTTGAATATCAAGATGGTATTAGCATTATCCATTACTCTTTACAGCTATAAGCATCATCTGTATGCCTTTGTAGGTGTATTAAAGGTGTGTATGGTTCACTGTACCGCTGTTACTCGTTCAGCACCGCTTCAAACCGCTGTTTCATCTGCTTTTCACACTTAAAACCGTCTAAAACCACTCATTTTGCACTCTAAACGGCTTATATCAGTACAACAAAGCCCTTTCTGCACTCAATACACCTCTTACAGCACCGTACACACTCTCTGTCTGCTCTTTCCACACTCAGATACGCTCTACACAGTCTATATACAGTTATATAGAGTTATATAGTCTTATATAGGTTATATACACTCATACACCACACTAAGACTGCTATCCGTTCACTCTACATCTGTAAGGAGATACACAGTACAGCAACCGCGTTGCTGCTGCTTACATCACATACTCATATACAATGTATATAAGAAGACTGCCCAGGCTATATGAGCAGTCTATTCTAATTGGTTTAGCTAAGTGGCATTAAACCATATTGATAGTCGGTATTTGCTACTTGCACATCGAATTGATCAATGAACCTTGTACTAACCATTGCTTGATTAAATTTATAAGAAAGAGACGATTTCAACAATGTACCCTTATCGAAATACTTTAATGATAGGAATAACGATCCAAACACGAAAGGAGCCGATCCGTTTACATTCGGAAGTTCTTCGTCTGAAACATAAACAATCCTAAATCCGTTGAAGAAAATAACTGGAGAATTGTAGCCATCAATCATTTTATAGATTAGGAAGTTCTCAAGATTACCGGTGCTGTCTAATGTAGATACAAGTTTTGAGAAACCTGACTGATTCGTTGCAATGACAACTGAGTCTTTTAGTGCTGGATCAATATCGTTTATGAGCGATTTTTCAAGATCGAGATGGCTAGATAAAGTAGATGGTGTGGCAATGGCATTCTGCAACATTTTAAATATCTCGATATTTTCAGTTCTCGCTTTTTTCTTTTCGTGGCTGGCTTGTAAAATATCAATTACACTTTCCGGTGAATCCTGAATGTTTGATAAAGACACTGGAATAATTGAACCGAATCTGCGAATTTTATAACGAATGCTCTCGAGTTTTTCATCATCTTCTTGTATTTGAGAATCATAGTCTACAAGCTCAGTTAATTCAGTAATGCCACTTGGATCTTCAAATACGAATGTACCAGCAAATGTTTTAACCGGAATCACGTTGACGAATTGCTTAATGGATTGGAAAGGACGTTGAAAATCTGTGAATACCTCTTCTTGCCATACTGGATTACCTGTCCCATCATCAATAATTACGAGTGCCTTCTGTTCTGCGGTCATTGGTTTTTGTAAAATTAAATTCGCATATGCAGCTTTGATTTCTTTCTGTTTTTGGTTCATCTTATCATCTCCATTGTTTTCAGTTTGTCCGGCATTTAATGCGTTTTGATACTTTAAATGTGCAATATCCAGTTTTACTTCAGCTGCTTCTAATCGGGCACTTAGAGTAGCGATTTCTTCTACACTCACATTTTCATCCAGCATATCTAATGTTCTTTTTGCTCTTAAATCTGAAACCCTTTGCCCTGCTTGAATCCAGGCAGTATTTAATTCTTGAAGAGTTTGTTCCATAATTTCACCTTCTCTTTCTTCTTTTTATTTGTAGGGGCATATTTGTTTCCTTTGTCCCAAATAGTCCTATTTCTAGCCAAGATATAACCCGTTTCCGCGTATGGAGAAAATCGAGACTTACAAAGGGCTCCATAGTGGCCGGCTACATTTGAATGATGATGATCCTCTTTGCAAAAGTGGCAATAGAATGATAGATTTCCGGCCCTGTCTCGCTCGTCTGCTGCTATGACAGGTACGTTTGCGTGATTATAATTCATTCAGGTTCTTTCTCCTTTTTAGAATTTAAAATTGCTGTCTAAGATTAGGCTTTGATCCTCACCCCCCTAAAGTTTTGATACCTTCTTTAATTCATAGCCTGTGATTTTATATGGGCTCTTTTCATTGGTGCAATGTGCTATCCTGTGTCCTTCCCCTGCTCCGTGATGATGAAATTCCACACAGTAACTACACCAGGCACTTAACATCCCATCTGAATTACGTTCAAATGCTTCTAAAACCGGTATTTCCTTCATTGCTTTCTTACTTGGGAATAATGGAAGATTAGCCAGTTCCCGATAACTTTTGTCCGTCCAATTTTCCCATCTCTTTTTCTCTTGGTTGTACTTAAAGCCAATACGCTTTAGTGCGTAAT
Encoded here:
- a CDS encoding phage major capsid protein, coding for MEQTLQELNTAWIQAGQRVSDLRAKRTLDMLDENVSVEEIATLSARLEAAEVKLDIAHLKYQNALNAGQTENNGDDKMNQKQKEIKAAYANLILQKPMTAEQKALVIIDDGTGNPVWQEEVFTDFQRPFQSIKQFVNVIPVKTFAGTFVFEDPSGITELTELVDYDSQIQEDDEKLESIRYKIRRFGSIIPVSLSNIQDSPESVIDILQASHEKKKARTENIEIFKMLQNAIATPSTLSSHLDLEKSLINDIDPALKDSVVIATNQSGFSKLVSTLDSTGNLENFLIYKMIDGYNSPVIFFNGFRIVYVSDEELPNVNGSAPFVFGSLFLSLKYFDKGTLLKSSLSYKFNQAMVSTRFIDQFDVQVANTDYQYGLMPLS